The genomic segment CGTTTCCACAAGCGCTTATTAAATTTATGCCAATCCAATATTTTAATTCCACGAATATATTCTACTGTGGATTTCGACTTAAATGTCTGAACAAACTCACTAATTATCGAACGTTTATTTTTTACACGAGTTTCAGCAGCGTCAAGTAAATGCAAGAGCATATGAACATGGTTTGGCATTACTGTATACACGATGATCTCAATACTTGGAAAATTGCTAACCGTGTCTGTTAGTACTTGTTCTATCATTAATCCAGCTTTATTTAGATTACACTCATGAACATGCACTTTGCCAAACAATTGCAACATGTTCTCCACTGAAATTGTAATAAAATATCCACCTGGAGTATTGTATTCATACTCAGCCAATCGAAGACTGTTTTTTCTAAATCGTTGATCCATTTACTGTGGGGTGAACACAAGGTTCACCCGTACTCACATTAATAACTACTTAAACTCCAACACATCGTACACATTGGTACCGTTGCCGGAAGTGTTGCCGCCGCCGTGCCATTGTGAAGCTTCCGGATACACGCTGCGAAATTCTCCCATCCCCGCTCCGCCATGATCATCCTGTCCGCCGGAATAGATGTGAATTTTCCATTTCGCCGGATCGTTCGGTAGTAATGACCGAGGCACTGAAACACGAACTTCGTTTGTCGCTGGAGAACCTAACGGATAGGCGGCATCATCGGCAACACATTCATACATAGTTTTATCATTACCATCGGTAAGACGGAATCCGCCGCCGATATACAGCAAACGATCCGGTTGGAAATCCGTTGGGAAAATGTATTGACCATTCATCCCCAATTTCTTCGCACTTGTTTTGCGAGAACCGGTTTCAATAGCGATGGCGGCAAACGTAAGCTGAAAGCCATATTCCGGATGCCAGCCCGGTTGCGTCAATTTCTTGAACTTGAGTGAAAAATACACGCGCTCGTTATCTTCCGAAATTGTCGCCGAAGAAATATCGAATATTCCCTTGACGAAACGGGAGTCGGTTGGATACGTGTATCCTTGTTTCAACTCGTCGTTTGTTTCGTCGATTGCGTTGCGTTTGACCGCTGCATTTTCACGCCAAACTGTGCCTTCTTTGCTGCCAACCCGTTGCCATGAGGGAGGTTGCAGCGATGGTAAATCCTTGCGGACTTTCACTTTGGCAAAGTGCCACAATGTATCGGCTGGTGGATGTTTCGCTGTAATTGCCGCTGGTTTTCCATCGACCCAGACTTCCCCGGTACGTTGTTGGTATTGGAAAAGTACCGGTTTCCTCGCTTCATTGAGTGCGCCACTAACGCCCGGTTCGCCAAACAACTTGAAGAAGATTGCTGTACTATCAGCAATCGATTGGGCAGTGAGTAGTACTTTCGTCGTGTCGTCGATTTGTTCACATGATATATCGACGAGATGCCCCTGCATATTCACGGTCGCATTGACTTCACCCCAATCAGGATTCAGATGAGGATCGATTTTCCAAATCACCCGCCCCTGATTTCCCTGTACTGGTCGCACCCCAAAAAAGTCCTGCCAGAACGATCGTTGAAATTCCGCCAACGACCAAGTCTGCGACACGGTTCCCGATTGGTTAGGAAAATGTTTCGCAAGGAGGAAACTTGCATTTTTGGAATTTTTTTTCGTAACGCTTTGTGACAGCGACGGGGGTGGATCGGCATAGTAAAACATTTCGTCGGCGGGATTGAGTGGATAATCACGGGAAGTAGCGTCGAGCAATTCCGGCAGCGTACCGTACACTTGTGAATGTTCGAGCATAAGTTCGGCTTCCCGCTGCTGTAAACTCCACGCCAACTCCCATTGTCCATACTTGCACAGCGCTGTCTTCACTGGTCCCGAGAGCCATGTCCAAATTACGCCGTTATGATATGCCGCATCTTTCGGATATGCCGGATACATGTGGTAAGGATGAAAGTTGGAATCATTGGGGGAGAGCGACATAACGCCGAATGGAGAAACCAATTCTTCAAATGCAGCCCACACCATCGGTTCGGCGATACTGTCCGGCAATAGTGGATAGTAGGGAACCGTGATTGCAAAGAATTGGTTTGGTCGAACCTGCTCGTCCGGAGTTCCATCCGGGCGAATCCGGTCGTACAATAATGGGGAATCGGGGCGCTTGAACCGCTTAACGAACGATTTCGATAGCGTTTGATAAGCGCCGCGCCACCGCTTCACATTCACTTTTAAGACGCTGTCGGGCTCCATCATTTCGACCATGCTGATCGCCGCTTGCAACTGCGCCGCCCATAACGCCTGCACCTCGACTGCATACTTGTCGCGGGGAGTCCATGCCCCTTTGGGCGGGGAGTAGGCATCCATCCATGTCTCTTGCTCACCGTGCTCTTGAAATGCGGAACTATCCTTCGACGCCCGTAAAATACTGCCTGCCATGATGACCCGTAGCGCACCAAAATGGGTTCCGGTATCGGCTGGTGCTGGGTTGCGTAAAACATCTTTCCATAAACCGTAATCACCGGAATACAATCCATACTCGTACAGCGCTTTTACCCACCACGCCGTACCATCGGCGGTATTGTAAACAATCTCCCGCGGATTTGCCCGGTTCGGCACTCGTCCAAATGTCGGCGACTTCGGATTTCGGTCGACCCATTGTGCGAAGGTGATTAATATCTTGCGCGCGGTCTCATAATCTCCTTGAACTAAACACGCACCAAACAACGAGATGAAAGTGTCGCGTCCCCATGCCTCGGCAAACCACGGATAGCCTGCCCAAATCTGGGTCTTATCGGCTTTGAGAAACCCTTGTAAACTACTCTTGCTCCAACGCAGTGAAGATGCAAGTGTGCGCAGCGCAGTTTCATTGGGAGGTTTTGTTGAACGTAATCTGATGCGATCTAATGAAGAAAAGAGCAGTTTATTTTTTTTTCGATTGATCGATGAATCGCGGGAAACATTTTTTCGTAACGAATCGTTGCTCGATTTTTCTCTTGTGACTTTCGCAATGGCTATCCGCATCGCCTCCGCAGAAGTGTTGGCGTACGTTATCACCAATCCCGGGTCGGCGGGCAGGAAATCTGGTGGAATAGCTGGGAGTAAGTTTGTCGAAAAATGTAATTCTGCCGGCGCAAAATCTTTCAGACCACAGGGCGTATCCATCCACTCCGTTACCGGTCTCCATTTACCGAAATGTCGTACAGCCGCGACGCTCTTCGTACAATTCGGCGAGCTAAATGCGATTACCGAGGAATCACTCGACAGCGTATCGATTTGCCAACTGTTATCCGAGAAAAGAATGCGAAATCGAAAAATCG from the bacterium genome contains:
- a CDS encoding transposase, whose amino-acid sequence is MDQRFRKNSLRLAEYEYNTPGGYFITISVENMLQLFGKVHVHECNLNKAGLMIEQVLTDTVSNFPSIEIIVYTVMPNHVHMLLHLLDAAETRVKNKRSIISEFVQTFKSKSTVEYIRGIKILDWHKFNKRLWKRGYYDHIIRNDKDYQHIIMYIFNNPQAKWLKIEK